A genomic region of Gossypium hirsutum isolate 1008001.06 chromosome D01, Gossypium_hirsutum_v2.1, whole genome shotgun sequence contains the following coding sequences:
- the LOC107933045 gene encoding leucine-rich repeat protein 1 codes for MAMHNLVQALVFVAVFFNTLAPTVANVEGDALYALRRSVKDPKNVLKSWDPTLVDPCTWFHVTCDADNRVTRLDLGNAKLKGRLVPQLGKLERLQYLELYMNNLEGSIPEEIGGLKSLVSLDLYNNNLTGSIPASLSKLSNLNFLRLNGNRLTGRIPRQLTKLPNLKIFDVSNNDLCGTIPTTGSFSKFSEESFKNNSRLEGPELMGFVRYDTGRCK; via the exons ATGGCCATGCATAACCTAGTTCAAGCTCTTGTTTTTGTTGCTGTTTTTTTCAACACATTGGCACCCACAGTCGCAAATGTTGAAG GGGATGCTTTGTATGCATTGAGGAGAAGTGTTAAAGACCCTAAAAATGTGCTCAAGAGTTGGGATCCAACCTTGGTGGATCCTTGTACTTGGTTTCATGTTACCTGTGATGCTGATAATCGTGTTACTCGTCT AGATCTTGGAAATGCAAAATTGAAGGGCAGATTGGTACCTCAGTTGGGAAAGCTTGAACGTCTTCAATATTT AGAGCTGTATATGAACAACTTGGAGGGTTCCATACCAGAAGAAATTGGAGGGTTAAAAAGCTTAGTGAGTTTGGATCTTTACAATAATAACCTTACTGGATCTATTCCTGCTTCTCTTTCCAAGCTCTCCAATCTTAATTTCCT CCGATTGAATGGTAATAGACTGACGGGAAGAATTCCCAGACAACTTACCAAGCTCCCAAATTTAAAGATCTT TGATGTCTCAAACAATGACTTGTGTGGTACAATCCCCACCACGGGTTCCTTCTCTAAGTTTTCAGAGGAAAG ttttaaaaataattcaagacTGGAAGGACCGGAGCTGATGGGATTTGTGAGATATGATACAGGAAGatgcaaatga
- the LOC107933123 gene encoding pyruvate dehydrogenase E1 component subunit beta-2, mitochondrial, whose translation MLGIVRQKMLEQSLKKIRPAVSVLRSYSSAAKQMTVREALNSALDEEMSADSKVFLMGEEVGEYQGAYKITKGLLDKYGPERVLDTPITEAGFTGIAVGAAYYGVKPVVEFMTFNFSMQAIDHIINSAAKTNYMSSGRISVPIVFRGPNGAAAGVGAQHSQCYAAWYASCPGLKVLAPYSSEDARGLLKAGIRDPDPVVFLENELLYGESFPVSDEVLDSSFCLPIGKAKIERKGKDVTIAAYSKMVGYALKAAETLEKDGIDAEVINLRSIRPLDRSTINASVRKTNRLVTVEEAFPQHGVGAEICASIVEESFAYLDAPVERIAGADVPMPYAANLERMAVPQVEDIVRAAKRTCYRSVS comes from the exons ATGTTGGGAATTGTAAGGCAAAAG ATGTTGGAACAGTCATTGAAGAAGATTCGACCTGCCGTGTCGGTGTTGAGAAGTTACTCATCTGCTGCAAAACAg ATGACTGTAAGAGAGGCATTAAACTCTGCTCTCGATGAGGAGATGTCAGCTGATTCGAAAGTCTTTTTGATGGGTGAAGAG GTCGGAGAATATCAGGGTGCATACAAG ATAACCAAGGGGCTTCTTGATAAGTACGGACCCGAGAGGGTTCTTGATACTCCGATTACTGAG GCTGGTTTTACCGGAATTGCGGTTGGTGCTGCTTACTATGGTGTAAAGCCTGTTGTGGAGTTCATGACATTTAACTTCTCCATGCAG GCAATCGACCACATTATTAACTCTGCCGCAAAGACAAATTACATGTCTTCTGGCCGGATATCCGTACCCATTGTTTTTAGAGGTCCTAATGGTGCTGCAGCCGGTGTCGGTGCCCAACACTCTCAG TGTTATGCCGCATGGTACGCTTCTTGTCCTGGGTTGAAAGTGCTGGCACCGTACAGTTCTGAAGATGCTCGTGGACTTCTCAAAGCTGGTATTAGAGATCCTGACCCGGTTGTTTTCCTTGAGAATGAGTTGTT ATACGGTGAATCCTTCCCTGTTTCTGATGAAGTTCTGGATTCCAGTTTTTGTCTTCCAATTGGAAAAGCTAAG ATAGAGAGGAAAGGAAAGGATGTGACCATTGCAGCTTATTCAAAAATGGTGGGCTATGCTCTTAAG GCAGCCGAGACGCTTGAAAAGGATGGAATCGATGCTGAG GTTATAAATTTACGTTCCATTAGGCCACTAGATAGATCCACGATCAATGCCTCGGTCAGGAAAACCAACAGATTAGTAACAGTTGAAGAAGCGTTTCCACAGCACGGTGTCGGTGCTGAAATCTG CGCATCTATTGTGGAGGAAAGTTTTGCATATCTCGATGCACCGGTTGAGAGAATCGCCGGAGCTGATGTTCCTATGCCATATGCAGCAAATCTCGAGAGAATGGCTGTGCCACAG GTCGAAGATATAGTCCGTGCTGCAAAGAGAACTTGCTATAGATCGGTATCGTAG